TCCGAATAAAATGAAGACAAGTTTCACTGGAAGGAAGGGGGGTCATCTGTGTGTGATGTAGTTCATGAATCATCCCCTTCCTGCATAATATTCGCTCGAAGGGTGCCTCGCCCTTGCCATGTTGGAAGCAGAAACCGGTGCCGGTCGTACCTTAATGATGCTTGGCATAGGGATTCTAAAGTGACCGCCAGAATAGACGCAACACGGCAATCTAGCGCATAGCAATAACAGAGCAtatcaatgaactgtcaaatagCAACAACGTCGTCTCACGTATCGTACTGTTCAGTGGCGTTTACTGTGGAGACCCCCCAAGGCAGTTTGAATGCACAGCTAAGGCTGTATAATACCTGCTAGTGTGGTGTTTCCAGCACCTGTGATGTAGATAAGAACGAAGCCAACAGGCGGTGGATGCGGTTGTGTCGTGAAGATGGTCTTATTATTTACTTATTATAATCTAATGTACAAATAATTAATTTCCATTTATctagtgaaaaagtgaaatttgaatgtaaataagATGCTAGAAAGGACAGCTTTTAGACAGACAACGGGTCTATGGGAATCGAAGAGTTTAGCAATGCATTGGTGCTACTGTAGCTCGTCTCATTTGGCAcataaaaacacgaaaaaaaaaacaaatttgtgtaaaatgtataaaatcttggcttACCAATTCTTCAAGGTTTTGATATAAGAAATTTAAGTTTTTCATACACATAGTAtatacaaataatacaaaactgTAAGGTTTCTATACAATGAGATAGTTGTAGAAAACAAGAGAAAAAATTACGAGGCATGCCCAGAGGGGTCGTGTTTTACGGGGACGGATTATATCAATTTTATAGTACATTAACTTAACTTCCATAtcttttaaaatatcatttctcCATTTTTTGGTGGATTTTTTTCGAGGGATCAACTCAATGTTTTGGTAAATCCAAAGCCAGAAATAGCCAAATTCAAACCGACCAAAAAGCAACCCCAGTATTCCTGTATTTGTTATAAGTTATTTGGATCTATTTCTgtaatttcgcaagttctagtaaATCACAGAGCAGTAACTACGAATTGCACGGCCATGAATCTCATGCCAACACTTGTGAATTTCCCTTAATTCAATATGGTTTTGGATTGATCTATAATGAAACAAGAACTTTTCGAAACGAGTTTCAAAAATAGATTCTTTcacatttaataaaaatatacatgtaCAAATTCAACAGAGCTATTATTTATTATCGGAATAGTGGACGAAATTAGGAAATAATTTAGCTGGCATTGTTCAGAATCCAGGTACGGTGCGACGATACACGAGCAAATACATCCGGAGACCCCAGCCCACAAGGAATACCCCACGAAACAATACCCTGTTGGGTGCCGTGCACCAACGGACCACCGGAGTCTCCCATGCACATACCCTGGCCGGATGGGCTCAAAGTACAGATGGTGTTATCAAAAACGCTGGCGCGGTTGGCAACCGAGTGACGGTTTCGGCAGTCCGCCAAAGTAATGATGTTGGTTCTCAACCACTGCAGGTTGTTTGGGACTCCGGCGTTAGCTCCCAGGCGACCCCATCCGGAAGCCAGAGCTCCAGTAGCCGTGTTAACGAAGGTCGCACTCAAACCGATTGGTTGCGCCAGATTGTTGAAAGTGATGACCGAAGCAGTCTGAACCACGGAAACGTCGTTGGCCAGGGTATTGGCATTGTACGATCCATGATTCACAATGCGGGATGAAGCGTGGGAGATACCACCGCTGTTCAACAAGTGAGTTCCAACGACGACACGGGTGTTAGCCAGAGTACGCCCAACGGTGCAATGAGCGGCCGACAGCACCCACCGGTTGTTGATAATTGAAGCTCCGCAGAAATGGGCATTTGCTGACGAGCGAAGCGAAACCTGGTACGGGAATTGTCCCGAAGCAGCGTTCTGTCCTCCGACAATACGGCCTTCCCATTCAAGGAACTCGGGAGAAAGAGCtgtaacaaaaaagttattaaaaGAAGAGTACCTTACTAATTGTTGTAACAAAATTTACTGCGCCCGAAGACGGCGGCTGAGCCCAGAAGCACAAATAGCAAACTCAACCGTATCATGTTGCTGCAGTATCTATTGAATGTTGAAGCGTTCGGTGCATTTTTCTTATATACCTGCTTCGATGTCCAGCAATTGCTTTATCAAGATAACATTGTGTATCGAATGAGTATGATAAGCTGCCTTATCTGCAGTTAAGCTAAATGACCCGTATTTAGCGTTTAATAAAATTGAGCTTATGGGGATTTATGTGTCATGCAAAAGATGATATGTTTCAATATACTTCGTTAGACAGTTTCCCTTCTCGATTGGATGGAAATttttcaataacaacaatacATGACCTTGATAAGCTTAAATATAGACTTTTGTGATATACAAGCTAAAAATGTTTATTCAGCAATTTGAGACTTTCTGACACCTACGCGAATTGCTTTCGATTATTACGGCGAAAAACCCAAACCCCGCTATGAAATACATATTGTGTTTGCTGCCTCTGTCTCTGTCCTTGTTGTTTGCATGTTTTGGTACATTGAGATCATAATCGAAGTATGGTAAATAagagtacaaaaacagtgattttttcaCGTAACTGACATTTGTATTCCTCCACCACAGATTGTTTCGTAGCCAACATTGgaaattccgcactgacagccaCAAGGTAACCacgggaagaaaagagataggTACGGTGCACACAATTAAGTTCCATAAACGAAAAGCAGAAGGAAAGAGACTGCATCAacactacgaaaacacaaccaaaacaaCAGACCCCCGGATTTTCCATACCTACTTATTTTACttaggggtaacggctcaaaccttggcccattatgctacaGTTGAGCACATTTttcgttataaatcttcatatattgcatttccaaccagaattattccaccagccggcttgcttacatttggtgtTGACGCTAAATAGCAAAAAACGGcgatgaatgtccgcaatatctcattaaaaccagcgaaagtctcgagagaaattGACAAAATatcggcatccttgtccctatcaggtggatcatttttcagcccacttgggacgagtgattgttgatttcgaacatacgaaagataaagatgggttgctgtttgtagtaccagtcattttgcttgcgttgaataaaggcagcatgaaaacaaatagagaaaatcaaatcatctgattgagcgtgaattctaattggttgcatgtaaaataccaCCACACGgattgtgagagtgcgtttttgattcccccaatagcacgcttaccaaggacatgctaacgaaaatactattatatgaatcatttatttcccaaatatttaccatatttgcaagtgaagaatgaaagaaaaatgaaaactgtattaaaaattgcaattgcaaaaaggctacatgttctagccctcatgttatgccttcaaacaaattacatacgttaattattggctgccgcagaattttgagatttactgctagttgaaaccatggcagttgtgttgctctcgctctcgcgatactctcaaagaaacttttttccaaaacgtaaacaatacTTTAGttggggatgatgcataacgcactactgaagaaagccaattgtaaaactttttctatgcaattccttgctttgtactgtgcataaacagttataactgagccaactacctgatattattacacaattattcataaatacaattattggatgcttaTTTTTAACTCTGTctgcattgaagtttcatgattggtacgtgcgtttgactccactcctctctatatcgatcagctgttgtgaatacTCTCAAatctctcacgtgtttcaacttcccgagttaaaagaatactttttcggtatcatttacagatcaaaatacttttttcaagcAATAGtagatctaaattatgatgaaggtatttgtcaagtaatttgacttgaaattattgacatgaaatgacgttgaaagtttatttaatGAAATATACGATCCAATGTATCGTTCCattattaaatgaaaaaatgtttgtaggattcACGCGAAAGAAGatacactaattgaatcatttatttgtgaaattatgaagaaaatggtgtatcgaacccaaaaggttgatgcttgaatcgctttcgcttgaatcgtgtttggaagccgtaaggtaggcaattatttttggtatgttgtgcgaatgaaagcgattatatcgtgtTTCGAGACAAGCATCAACCCATTCACaaactacatgacgttttaggttgtgggagggtacttgctgagcgttaaggactttataaatttcagaactcTACAATACATTGAGCATTACTAGAGGCAGTATTGTCCAGACAAATTTTGGTTGAtaatgtcgctatactaatagaaattgtgaaataaaaatgatagctgacatagtgtgattgttatccattcatctgatgtgcgaaagcaggtatgttcattcagaaaactcttttattgggcaaaagaaaaactctagcacagccagcctgcataagtcaacgaaacatggctgctaaaaaaccgagtcaaagtgatttttcacgcaacataattgcttttaatagtttaagaagtgtataaatctagagttatgaagcagatatatgttttatacacttttctaaagaagcagtggttaaaatctccctacaaatcgacgtattatcgctgaaatattgattaatttgcgtgatgagccaatgttacatccaggcccaacattaccgccggttaccctatatctgaaaatcctacccattttgaactgcatctTTTCAAGAAGGTTGTGCAAggaggcgtgtgctttgacataaGGCAGTCGCTAGATTGTggtaatttgaaattttgtaaaGATTTTGTCTGGACGGTTTGGAATGGACGGTCTTAATTAattaatccaaaaccaattcacACGCCACGTAAGTATTCGAAGAAATGATTTTCCATTCAATATCCATCatttttacatccaactttttcttgcgTATTTACAAtcttgaatacaagctccatactGCCGTCATCTGTCATCatctgtcccatgtttgctgggattccctatatacatgggacagttatgcgtataacggcagcaTAGTTAAGACAATTTGTAATTTTAAATAGTGATGGAAAATTGAAGCGAATCGAATGGAGCCTTTTTATTACATCacatagggggagatcccccagcgccggacacctcccaataccggacacttctaaaAGCGGCACTTGCAGTCTTCACTCATGTAATAGGAACTTGGTCATATTTGCACAttatgcaatagtgtccggtactcggTCCGGTAAAAGTGTCCctttctgaaccgtgaaaatGTTCGCCAAAATTCATCATTAAAATACATCCcccaaaaacgtgttcaaatgatcaaatctagaccaacatttgaaaagggcgtaacagccaaaatttattccttctgattctttctctacatataaagctttatatgtggacgaagaatcagaaggaataatttttggctgttaagcccttttcaaatgttggtctagaaatatagtttgtatgaatcatcaatatcatattttgtgtatatggtataaAAGTAAGTATAATCCGGATGCTTAGAAAGattttcgttaaatggcttatgtgtccgacactgggggatctccccctatcctgtaacatttttatacacccaattctgtttttacacggattttttttacacggccgtgtaaaaaaatcccatacattttttttttccaaagttgctccattttgcatgattcgtcgagaaatcatagaactttttttacacgaattttcaaattttgaactgaaaactttttttacacggaacgcatcccccgtgtaaaaaaaaaacaatcgggTATACTGTGTAGGCTCTACCAACAGTTTTATTTGTGTTAAACCTGCTCCAGAgatgtcatccaagaaaacccctCGAGTTAAGACCTTTGGGTCTACAGGAGTATCCAAAGATTAGCCAGTTTGTAATACCAAGATTAGAATGCGTTCTCAGAATATGTTCTtcgtcatccaagaattctctgGAGTTAAGACCTTTGTTTATAACTTATAACTTACAAGTTACAAGCTGCAGTTATAAGCAACGCCGCCTCTTGCAAGAAGCGCTCATTACACTGAGCACCGATTAGTATTCCTGAACAATTTTGCCGAATACAATTTGGTTGTAAGTACGATGGATCTCAAGCTAGCGCAATATTCCGCACATGCAGAATATTGTAAGCACACTAGTGCCACCTAATTGTAAAAttcctaattatttttttcgatgattttgctaaagacattatttttattatttattcagactaaggccaaagtggcctgtgcggtatataagagtcttcttcattcggctcggttcatggctacacgtcgccaaccacgcagtctacgcaGGGTCcgtaagtcatcttccacctgatcgatccaccttgcccgctgcgcacctcgcctcttgtgcccgtcggatcgttgtcgagaaccattttcaccgggttattgtcttctcttgaacctcttcctatcatgtacttcgtcttcgacgtgttgatgactagtccgatccgcttggcttccctcttcagtctgatgtaggcttcctccatcttctcaaattcacgtgccataatatctatgtcgtcggcgaagccaaatagctggacgacttattgaaaattgtaccactcgtgttaatccctgctcttcgtattaccccttccaaagcgatgttgaatagcagacacgaaagacctcgaagggactcgataatgcccctgaaactcgaactacgcacatcacccgatccatcgtcgccttgatcaaccgtatcagtttatccggaaatccgttttcgtgcattagctgccatagctggtcccgatcgattgtgtcatatgcggctttgaagtcgatgaatagatgatgtgtgggcacgttgtattcgcggcatttctgcagtacttggcgaatggcgaacacctggtccgtggtggagcgttcacccataaaacccacctggtactgctccacaaactcccttgcaattggtgctagtcgacggcataaaatttgggagagtaccttgtcagcaatgtgattgcgcggtggttgctacaatccagcttatcgccctttttgtagatgggacacacgacaacTGCCATCCACGCCTGCGACAGAACtttctcctcccaaatcttggtaatgacagTGCTCTAGCCTGTGCCTTAAAATgctttcctggtagttggtcaaccccaggcgctttgttgttcttcagccggccaatctcctcctggatgtcctggagattcggagccggaagtcgcatgtcctgcgcacgttctcccaggtccatcaccataccgtctgccacatcgccattcaggtgttcttcgtagtgctgccgccacctttggatcacctcacgctcgttcgtaagaaggttcccgtttatgtccttacacatatcaggctgtggcacgtggcccttacgtgaacggtttaacttctcatagaactttcgtgtgttattacttgcggatacatggagctttttatataggtttaacagggcccactgtcaaaccccaccacatcctaggcaggcgccacaactcgcagatggcctggggagggatcgtcaagcccttggacatggtccctgctgcccccaagacataatttttacaaatttcaaatgtgTGCGATAGTAATATTTAGAATGTAGAAAATTACATATACCGAAATATCTTGAgttagtctaaaataatgatttcgtgtataccAACACCTAGCGGCtaagttcaaaatgggtaggatattGAGATATAagtaaataatttatttattttcaggcTAAACCCAGAGAGGCCTGTGCAGTGCttagaagtcttctccattcagcttggtccatggaggcacgtcgccaaccacggatggatggttctcccaatagcTAATgtaattcgtggttcattcgcctcctccacgtaccgtccgccatcggtaccccaccataaatggtacgcagcacttcaGAAACACCAAGTGCGCGTAGGTCcttggtctcgtgtccgtagagaactaccggtctaatgaactCTAGTCGATCAGATCGTTTTGCTTAGGCATGAaaacatactttcaagaggctcagaggcgtcCTCCCacgatgcaaaggaagcctccttttaagtggcttgaAAGTCGCCTCTCtgctagaggctcagaagcctcttatcaagggCTTGAAActgttctttcaagaggcctggaagcctacacagtataaaaatgttacagagtatatgatgtaacaaaaaagctccgttcgattcgactcatttttccatcacttttttaaATTACAAGTCGGCGTTACTaaggagcttgtattcaatactGCATATAAGAAAAAGTTGAATGTTAAattagaggctattgaacacaaaaataagcgttttaatatttccatggcgtgtaatttttagattttttaactgtgtactttcaagagggggtgGAATAGTGCAatagttcgaaggggtacctttcaagaaaaaggttaagaaccgctgcactaggcataTAAAATAATGAGAGAAGGTTCGTTTGGCTGAAACTCATGCGACCTAATGCCACTTGGCCAAGTAACAATCAAGGCCGAAAGTCAATTTACCCGATTTTTATTTGGTCGAACTACACATTTGACGGAAAGTGTACCCGCCCGGTTGAcagacgccgcgaaagcgacgataccatgttgttctttgcgcggccacttgttcgataaaaggatcgagctcgaccacagggcatgaccaccggtatgacccatgaagccgactccgatcccttggaccgcCTCttaactagccatccttgagtccacgcgccaccttctgagtagctccgagacgatttgggcgatagccgataaaacggcgttccagtcAACTTCggctttacacatcctccgaacttggttgtccggggtagtgtccagaccacatgtggcaaacatgtggtcacgcattgcgcgaaaacgtgagcacacgaacaacacgtgttccgccgtttcctctaaacctgcgcacaccaaacactcgggcgaggccgagcaagccagctgcgttacctgcactgtgatttttcagcacgcttaaacgccgggcacttcgaaccccccatggggtgcttgctgttcacagctttgctggaacaaataaaacaattgggagggttcgtgcagcattgtgccttatgtccctccaatccgcagcgtcggcagagattgcttctgtcagggcctttgcagtcccattgcttgtgccccggttccaggcacttgaagcaaacttcgggttgctcgtatatgcccacagggcacaccgaccattccaccttgacgctccctaacttgactaccttggaggcgtccgctgcagatagccgaaccaatgctacctgcgtccctgccggacctttccgtagccgaacggctgcggtgggcgtctccacttcacactgtcgccgcagtgccgtgacgagctcttcgacttcggtgatctcgtccaggtctttaacccttagattcacctccgtcgtgagtgccctcaccttgaccgtctcgcctaggacttcctccgccaactttttgtaggcggcgcccttttgcgagacgccccgcttcagctcgaggatcatctcgcccatccggatacgtcttattcgacgaacgtcggcgccgagttcaccgagcttgacgtcactcctcatcgccttcaagacgtccgagtacttagcctcgtccattttgatgactagggcatcgcccctggaacGATTATCGCCTCTCCTAGACTGCCTCCTACCCTCATTCGCATGGGCCTTCTTTTAGACCCTTGACGTCTTCGCTTTCATCTTGTTCTTGACCACGGTCCAGGTGGCGTCATCCCcttctatttccctggtctggtgcggctgatagctctcagcctgccgtaacctcttaccaccgtctttcctgggtggacggacctttccagatccttcctcccccggttttggaggtacctggccggggttcagcttcccagccccactacccttgttcggggtagtaaccctccgcgttttggagcggcccccagggagctcatccccgcagtcacccccgacgtgcccgcaaatacttgagcctcagtctgggtagactttggcaccaccgtcttcgctgacacgccctcggtcgattcgaccttgcccgagtccgcgaatccttgggcctcagtctgggtagacctcgactccacggatttcacgggtttacacttggccgtcccgaccgccctctctagcttggcgtccaacatcgactttcgaagtttcagcaagctcctcttgaggtccttactgatattatgcttcgatgacgcaaagtcgatgatggcgtccagctgttccgtcgccacctcgaaggccgaaagcccatcgcgtttgcggttcatcgcctccacaagccatgggccgtccataacctctaccggcatagccgaggagaaggttaagtgacccacgctggcgctgcgcaccgagctaccgactattgcctctggcctcctaggcggagacctgaacaacccacctcttgcgaaggggttgtcgcctacactactaccactaattgaagaattgacttggttttccattttggtcccacgagttgctcgggaaaagaggtccaccacgccagagcccagcatgacgcggtaagggacaattactgtggagggtgcccaggtaccccacaggctccgttaaaggcctagctcattatttcaccccccctcTGGCCATGCaacccctcggcacgggtcgcttgacgccttgggattaggggttagggacgatggtcccggtctaactcgcagtggccatggggaggggtcgtcaagcccttggacaaagtccctgctgcccccgtgtgtgtgtgtgtgtgtctgtgcgcagccgcccaaaaaaaatgtcactcattttccaggtctttatccttaaccgatttactcgcaacaagttgcattcgacgcaggatactctaccattgtttcctattgaaaattggtcagatcggactatgggctcggaagttatggccaaaataccacttttttatagaaaaaatgagtaaaaaaactcaaaggtgcagcccaatagggttgtacgcaaaggtgacgtaggactacgtagctattcgaaattgatagtatttgccataataatttgtgtcgttttattaacattgagcaaactgctcggaggccaactgaatcaagaagtcgaatagttcccagttggatggactttgagtctctaaccgtggaattaacatgactcatcggccgctgaagccacacattcagtcggggacatcacaatccttactttgccacgtacgcttacatcgcgggcgaaaactaaacgttgcaaataaatatatttgcgtttgatttcacgccacttctgattctgcttatttctcctttatttcagccatttttgaggatggtgtcctccaaaaaggtctttatgcatacaaaagaaggttgatccgacaatccgatatgaactttctttaaagtgcaaaactcaatcgtaactagcaaatttgatagcgcggcggaggaAGATTATGCgattaatttgaacggatggaatcactaacagcaaccaagctaccacgcaaagcccgatgccgccgaaacaatctattttcgcaattaactctttctttccataaaatactggtcctgagaagaaccaactttcttttcccaatgcgccttctgtccaataactaactgcatccaatcgcttgtcgacaccttgcgttgcaactgtccgaccgccactcgatgatttttcgctaagcctccaaatgttgaaatattttttcagcattgccacccactcagtgctgctgtgtccgctccgcttcattgaatgtcgaaccgctctctgtggaatcccgatcaaaatggctcgcgcgcgccggaaagcagctctttagtatttaataaattaagctcgttagccccgcccctttgtgatctgttatgggtgtaaatataatgtgcactcaacgattaatgaaggggcggggctaatggaattacttcattagatataagaaagctgcttttcggtgCGCGCGGGCCATTTCGAtcgagattccgcagacaacggaccattcgaagaatgacaaattctaagaatcctatgaaattttctcgattcttaatttggttatgagatgtagtttatcttagatgcgtattgttgcgagaaaCGACAACAGTTTCTTCAGAGCTTCTTCATATTGCAAAACATTAGCTTTCGAAATCTggctgtccgagcgacgttcaccgatgggtggttgctgtctaaagtttccactgaggtggcgtcttcattgattt
The nucleotide sequence above comes from Armigeres subalbatus isolate Guangzhou_Male chromosome 3, GZ_Asu_2, whole genome shotgun sequence. Encoded proteins:
- the LOC134223932 gene encoding chymotrypsin-2-like → MIRLSLLFVLLGSAAVFGRTLSPEFLEWEGRIVGGQNAASGQFPYQVSLRSSANAHFCGASIINNRWVLSAAHCTVGRTLANTRVVVGTHLLNSGGISHASSRIVNHGSYNANTLANDVSVVQTASVITFNNLAQPIGLSATFVNTATGALASGWGRLGANAGVPNNLQWLRTNIITLADCRNRHSVANRASVFDNTICTLSPSGQGMCMGDSGGPLVHGTQQGIVSWGIPCGLGSPDVFARVSSHRTWILNNAS